The Natronoglycomyces albus genome has a segment encoding these proteins:
- a CDS encoding metallopeptidase family protein, which produces MRHRDRRGRGMRGRLAPSTLPMSRTSTQRFDRKVTELINAIERHLASSLGGEQGSLRHVEFAVDDVPPPAQHYDADVVEDHGVALSRLYPAQPGTLAAAPRIVLYRRPLELRADSPSELTILVRSVLVEQISALLGIPVEAVDPSL; this is translated from the coding sequence ATGCGACACCGAGACCGCCGGGGCCGCGGCATGCGGGGACGCTTGGCACCCAGCACATTGCCGATGTCGCGCACGTCCACACAACGATTCGACCGCAAAGTCACCGAGTTGATCAATGCGATCGAACGGCACCTTGCGTCTTCTTTGGGAGGCGAACAGGGCAGCTTGCGCCATGTGGAGTTCGCCGTCGATGATGTGCCTCCTCCCGCCCAGCACTATGACGCCGATGTGGTGGAGGACCACGGGGTCGCACTGTCGCGTTTGTATCCGGCGCAGCCGGGCACTCTCGCGGCCGCTCCGCGAATCGTGCTGTACCGCCGGCCCTTGGAACTGCGGGCCGATTCCCCCTCCGAACTGACGATTCTGGTGCGTAGTGTGCTGGTGGAACAGATCTCGGCCCTGTTGGGAATCCCGGTCGAAGCGGTCGATCCTAGTCTGTAG
- a CDS encoding phosphomannomutase/phosphoglucomutase produces the protein MVDEQLQAIVKAYDIRGTVPEQLNERIASAIGTAAVEVTGVRTWVVGHDMRDSGPGLAEAFTQAATKAGADVIAAGLCSTDMMYFISGKHNVAGVMLTASHNPAQYNGMKLCLPEAKPISLDTGLARIRDRAAEILADPDSRDNSNTAQGTVTQRDFLADYAAHLRGLVDLSGIRPLKVAVDAGNGMAGHTVPAVLGDQLLEGLPLEIVPLYFELDGTFPNHEANPLEPANLVDLQAKVREVGADIGLAFDGDADRVFVVDAAGDPVSPSAITCMVAEAELAKSPGATVIYNLICSQAVPEVVTEQGGKPHRTRVGHSYIKAAMADHDAIFGGEHSAHYYFRDFWFADTGMLAAMHVLRKLGNCETSLADLVADYDRYPSSGEINSTVEDQAGKIADIKAIYGTKCDVTLEELDGLTITFKDGSWANLRASNTEPLLRLNVEGATEASMIRLRDDILSIVRS, from the coding sequence ATGGTGGACGAGCAGCTACAGGCCATCGTCAAGGCGTATGACATTCGCGGTACCGTCCCTGAGCAGCTCAACGAGCGCATCGCTTCGGCGATAGGCACAGCCGCCGTGGAGGTCACCGGCGTTCGCACGTGGGTCGTCGGCCACGACATGCGTGACTCGGGTCCCGGCCTAGCAGAGGCCTTCACTCAGGCCGCCACGAAGGCGGGCGCGGACGTTATCGCCGCCGGCCTGTGCTCGACCGACATGATGTACTTCATATCCGGAAAACACAATGTGGCCGGGGTGATGCTGACCGCGAGCCACAATCCGGCGCAGTACAACGGCATGAAGCTATGCCTTCCCGAAGCCAAACCAATCAGCCTGGACACCGGCTTGGCACGTATCCGCGACCGAGCCGCTGAAATCCTGGCCGACCCTGACTCGCGCGACAACTCCAATACCGCGCAAGGAACGGTCACTCAGCGAGACTTCCTCGCCGACTACGCGGCGCACTTGCGTGGCCTGGTCGACCTGTCGGGCATTCGCCCCCTCAAGGTGGCGGTGGACGCTGGCAACGGCATGGCCGGGCACACGGTCCCCGCCGTGTTGGGCGACCAGCTGTTGGAAGGGCTGCCGCTGGAAATCGTTCCCCTGTACTTTGAACTCGACGGCACCTTCCCCAACCACGAGGCCAATCCATTGGAGCCGGCCAATCTGGTTGACCTGCAGGCGAAAGTGCGCGAGGTGGGAGCCGACATCGGCCTGGCCTTCGACGGCGACGCCGACCGCGTCTTCGTCGTCGACGCCGCCGGCGACCCGGTATCCCCCTCGGCGATCACCTGCATGGTCGCGGAAGCCGAGCTAGCGAAATCCCCTGGCGCGACGGTCATCTATAACCTCATTTGCTCTCAGGCGGTACCCGAGGTCGTCACCGAACAAGGCGGCAAACCACATCGCACCCGCGTGGGCCACTCCTATATCAAGGCGGCGATGGCCGACCATGACGCTATCTTCGGCGGCGAACACTCCGCCCACTATTACTTCCGCGACTTTTGGTTTGCCGACACCGGCATGCTCGCCGCGATGCACGTCCTGCGCAAGCTAGGCAACTGCGAGACCAGCTTGGCCGACCTCGTGGCCGACTACGATCGCTATCCTTCCTCCGGCGAGATCAACTCGACAGTGGAGGACCAAGCGGGAAAAATCGCCGACATCAAGGCCATCTACGGCACCAAATGCGATGTCACCCTCGAAGAACTCGACGGCCTCACCATTACTTTCAAGGACGGCTCGTGGGCGAACCTGCGTGCCTCCAACACCGAGCCGCTCTTGCGGCTCAACGTCGAAGGGGCCACCGAGGCCTCCATGATCCGACTGCGCGACGACATCCTGTCGATCGTGCGCAGCTAA
- a CDS encoding MFS transporter, giving the protein MTDIETTPIRPTTTAPNPPRQADKTPPKWSARLWSILLVACFALFLDGLDVSMVGVALPSIGADLGLSTTALQWIISGYVLGFGGLLLLGGRAGDLLGRRQVFLVALAVFAAASLMGAIVDSGTLLIVSRVIKGVAAAFTAPTAMSIITTTFKQGKDRNRALAIFSVFGASGYSCGLIFSGFLTELGWRWTFIAPVPLALGALLVGYFVIPRSKPTATGGVDLLGALTLSSGMLLAVYSLVALPEVGADNLLPLITLIAAAALLAAFFVVENRVRYPLVRLGILRNGPVARANLCIIGLFGTFLSFQFLMSIYLQSVLGWSPLQMALALAPAGILVVIISPITGRLITRYGSPRLIMVALASLSAGYVLFLFNGSSPEPNYLTDVLPSILLLGGGFAFGFSSIMAQGTDGIEDSEQGLASGLVQTSGQIGGAVVLAGVTILVTSGSHATTGIDVGWSQFQPGLILITAVALAALAVATAPLWQRNGKAGQHRLRS; this is encoded by the coding sequence GTGACAGACATCGAAACCACACCAATACGCCCCACCACGACCGCACCCAACCCACCCAGGCAGGCCGACAAAACTCCACCCAAATGGTCCGCCCGGCTATGGAGCATCCTGCTCGTGGCCTGCTTCGCCCTCTTTCTGGACGGGCTAGACGTGTCCATGGTCGGCGTCGCCTTGCCCTCGATCGGCGCCGACCTCGGCCTGTCCACCACCGCCTTGCAATGGATCATCAGCGGCTACGTACTCGGATTCGGAGGCCTCCTGCTGCTGGGCGGCCGCGCCGGCGACCTCCTCGGGCGGCGCCAGGTCTTCCTGGTCGCCCTCGCCGTATTCGCCGCCGCCTCACTCATGGGCGCGATCGTCGACAGCGGAACCCTTCTCATCGTCTCCCGCGTCATCAAAGGCGTCGCCGCCGCCTTCACCGCGCCCACGGCGATGTCCATCATCACCACCACCTTCAAACAAGGCAAAGACCGCAACCGGGCGCTAGCGATCTTCAGCGTCTTCGGCGCATCCGGTTACTCCTGCGGGTTGATCTTCTCCGGATTCCTCACCGAGCTGGGCTGGCGCTGGACCTTCATCGCGCCCGTCCCGCTGGCTCTGGGCGCACTACTGGTTGGATACTTCGTCATCCCACGCAGCAAGCCCACCGCGACCGGCGGCGTCGACCTACTCGGCGCGCTGACACTCTCCAGCGGCATGCTGCTGGCCGTCTACAGCCTCGTGGCCCTGCCCGAGGTGGGAGCCGACAACCTTCTGCCGCTCATCACGCTCATCGCCGCCGCCGCGTTGCTGGCTGCGTTCTTCGTGGTGGAAAACCGAGTTCGCTACCCGCTCGTCCGACTAGGCATCCTGCGCAACGGTCCCGTGGCCCGCGCCAACTTGTGCATAATCGGCCTGTTTGGCACGTTCCTCAGTTTCCAATTCCTCATGTCGATCTACCTGCAATCAGTGCTCGGATGGTCACCGCTCCAAATGGCACTAGCCCTGGCACCGGCCGGCATCCTCGTGGTTATCATTTCCCCGATCACGGGGCGACTGATCACCCGCTACGGTTCCCCCCGGCTCATCATGGTCGCGTTGGCGTCCCTGAGCGCCGGATACGTTCTCTTCTTGTTCAACGGCAGTTCCCCAGAGCCCAATTACCTCACCGATGTCCTGCCCAGCATTTTGCTACTCGGCGGCGGCTTTGCCTTCGGATTCTCCTCGATCATGGCGCAGGGAACCGACGGCATCGAGGACTCCGAACAGGGCCTGGCCTCCGGACTCGTCCAAACCTCCGGACAAATCGGCGGGGCTGTAGTCCTGGCTGGCGTGACGATCCTGGTCACCTCCGGGTCGCACGCCACGACCGGAATCGACGTCGGATGGAGCCAATTCCAACCCGGCCTGATTCTCATCACGGCCGTGGCATTGGCGGCGCTGGCGGTGGCGACGGCGCCGCTGTGGCAGCGCAACGGCAAGGCGGGACAACACCGGCTTCGCAGCTAG
- the manA gene encoding mannose-6-phosphate isomerase, class I, which translates to MRAIGGVFRNYDWGSREAIARLQGRLVPSEEPEAELWFGSHPTAPSPLPDGRGLDEEHQLPFLVKILAAAQPLSLQAHPDAERAREGFDRESELTASAPVIAGVAGAALAQELSRRNYVDPNPKPEMLVALTEFSALCGFRKPALAAQAIASLQVPQLTWLVEELNGPVAEEALASAVTQLLDLDRSDCAVYIEQALKAVEHAGDGHMFADAHAVLRQLSQYYPDDPGVFVALLLEHVVLQPGEGLFMPTGHMHAYLSGMGVEIMAASDNVLRGGLTNKHVDVPELLRVVKFTPIGDPRRAPSGSNSSASVRHWPVETDEFRVVQARLHSGERDQTTGVEESFSPTGPRIVLCVKGQVTVSDAEGSAQLSPGQAAFSGPAGGTITAFGDGEVFLISQ; encoded by the coding sequence ATGCGCGCCATTGGTGGAGTCTTCCGCAACTACGACTGGGGATCGCGCGAGGCCATCGCGCGGTTGCAAGGTCGGCTTGTTCCATCGGAGGAACCCGAGGCTGAGCTGTGGTTCGGCTCGCATCCCACCGCGCCTTCTCCCCTACCCGATGGACGCGGCCTAGACGAAGAACATCAGCTTCCGTTCCTGGTAAAGATTTTGGCGGCGGCCCAGCCGCTGTCGCTCCAGGCCCATCCGGACGCCGAGCGAGCCCGCGAAGGTTTTGATCGCGAATCCGAACTCACCGCCTCCGCCCCGGTCATCGCCGGGGTGGCTGGGGCTGCCCTAGCGCAGGAGCTGTCGCGTCGCAACTACGTTGACCCCAATCCCAAGCCCGAGATGCTGGTGGCTCTGACCGAGTTCTCGGCCCTGTGCGGGTTTCGAAAGCCCGCCCTGGCTGCCCAGGCGATTGCGTCCTTGCAGGTGCCACAGCTGACGTGGCTGGTGGAGGAGCTCAATGGCCCGGTGGCCGAAGAGGCGCTGGCCTCGGCTGTCACCCAGCTGTTGGACCTGGACCGGTCCGACTGCGCGGTGTACATCGAACAGGCGTTGAAAGCGGTGGAACACGCCGGGGACGGCCACATGTTCGCTGACGCACATGCCGTTTTGCGGCAGTTGTCGCAGTATTATCCGGACGATCCGGGGGTATTTGTCGCTTTGCTGCTGGAGCACGTGGTGCTGCAGCCGGGCGAGGGCCTGTTCATGCCGACTGGTCACATGCATGCCTATCTGTCTGGCATGGGTGTGGAGATCATGGCCGCGAGCGACAATGTCTTGCGTGGGGGCTTGACCAATAAGCACGTGGACGTGCCGGAGCTATTGCGGGTGGTGAAATTTACGCCGATCGGTGATCCTCGCCGGGCCCCCTCCGGCTCAAACAGTTCGGCTAGCGTACGACATTGGCCGGTGGAAACCGATGAATTCCGAGTCGTCCAGGCCCGTCTGCACTCCGGTGAGCGCGACCAAACCACTGGTGTCGAGGAATCGTTCTCTCCCACAGGGCCACGCATCGTGTTGTGTGTCAAGGGCCAGGTCACGGTTTCCGACGCGGAGGGTTCAGCTCAACTTAGTCCCGGACAGGCGGCCTTTTCGGGCCCGGCGGGTGGCACCATAACGGCGTTTGGCGACGGTGAGGTCTTCCTCATTTCGCAGTAG
- a CDS encoding DUF3499 domain-containing protein, which translates to MRSDRRCSRNGCRQPAVATLTYIYSDSTAVVGPLATAREPHSYDLCDTHARRLTAPRGWELVRHQGDYSEPMPTDDDLVALANAVREAAGSRPEEDNPAAPPEASPIATTSPSRPGAQRSAATSPQQSSPTSAHSSSRRHLRVVQSEDDAPR; encoded by the coding sequence GTGAGGTCGGATCGCCGTTGTTCCAGAAACGGCTGCCGCCAACCGGCGGTGGCCACATTGACATATATTTACTCCGATTCCACTGCCGTGGTGGGCCCGTTGGCCACGGCAAGGGAGCCGCACAGCTATGACCTGTGCGATACCCACGCGCGCCGTTTGACGGCACCGCGTGGATGGGAATTGGTGCGTCATCAAGGCGATTACTCCGAACCGATGCCCACCGACGATGATCTCGTCGCGCTGGCCAACGCCGTTCGCGAAGCCGCCGGGAGCCGCCCCGAAGAAGACAACCCGGCTGCGCCACCGGAGGCCAGTCCCATCGCCACCACGAGCCCGAGTCGCCCCGGAGCCCAGCGATCGGCCGCCACGTCCCCGCAGCAATCCTCGCCCACCAGCGCGCATTCGTCGTCGCGTCGGCACCTGCGGGTGGTTCAGTCCGAAGACGACGCCCCCAGATAA
- a CDS encoding mannose-1-phosphate guanylyltransferase yields the protein MLHAVVPAGGSGTRLWPLSRAQNPKFLHTLTGTDRSLLQATVDRLRLLSADDHMYVVTGSAHAVAVARQLPSCPESNILVEPSPRDSAAAIALAAAVIAERDENAVMGAFHADHLIADDEQFADTVSRAMELAEDGLLMTIGITPSGPETGYGYLRLGQPRGPGFQLAEFKEKPDQVSAVEYVSSGNYLWNAGMFVWRVDVFLAELAAQRPALHDTVRRLAAAWEAPERATLLDQLWPALERISVDYAVMEPAAAAGKVGVVPGNFGWNDIGDFDTLGSVLRPADQFGNVIVSSEDRPVLTVESKRNVLVPASGRLIATLGCDDMIVVDTDEAVLVATRDRAQEVKQIVDQLKETGRTDLV from the coding sequence ATGTTGCATGCCGTGGTACCAGCGGGTGGCTCCGGGACACGTTTGTGGCCACTGTCGCGCGCCCAGAACCCGAAGTTTCTTCACACCCTAACGGGAACCGATCGTTCCCTACTACAGGCGACCGTCGACCGTCTACGGCTGCTATCGGCTGACGACCACATGTATGTGGTGACTGGTTCGGCCCACGCTGTCGCTGTGGCACGCCAGTTGCCCAGCTGTCCCGAAAGCAATATCCTCGTCGAACCCTCACCGCGGGATTCAGCCGCTGCCATCGCCCTGGCCGCCGCCGTCATCGCCGAACGCGATGAGAACGCCGTCATGGGCGCTTTTCACGCCGATCATCTGATCGCCGATGACGAGCAGTTTGCCGACACGGTCTCGCGGGCCATGGAACTGGCCGAAGACGGCCTTCTCATGACCATCGGCATCACCCCGTCGGGCCCCGAAACCGGGTATGGGTACTTGCGTTTGGGCCAACCGCGCGGCCCCGGTTTTCAACTCGCGGAATTCAAGGAGAAGCCCGACCAGGTCTCGGCGGTCGAATACGTCTCCTCGGGCAACTATCTGTGGAACGCGGGCATGTTCGTGTGGCGAGTCGACGTGTTCCTCGCCGAGCTCGCGGCCCAGCGGCCAGCCCTGCATGACACGGTCCGCCGCCTCGCGGCAGCCTGGGAAGCCCCCGAGCGGGCCACTTTGCTTGACCAATTGTGGCCAGCGCTCGAACGGATCTCGGTTGACTACGCGGTCATGGAACCGGCCGCCGCCGCGGGCAAGGTGGGAGTCGTGCCGGGCAACTTTGGCTGGAACGACATCGGCGACTTCGATACGCTCGGCTCAGTTTTGCGTCCGGCCGACCAATTCGGCAACGTCATCGTCTCCTCGGAGGACCGTCCTGTGTTGACGGTCGAATCTAAGCGCAATGTGCTGGTCCCGGCCTCGGGCAGGCTGATCGCGACCCTCGGTTGCGACGACATGATCGTCGTTGACACCGACGAGGCCGTTCTCGTGGCCACTCGCGACCGGGCGCAGGAGGTTAAGCAAATCGTCGACCAGCTCAAAGAGACTGGGCGCACCGACCTGGTCTAG
- a CDS encoding SIS domain-containing protein, with protein MPHSEEAGLAGVTGDRHADPERLDGPQEASNRPGGALWALAAAGPQLREVAHFAAEAGLGVLAQEGRPRAVVVAGVGTAARTGDILQTVAGPRCPVPVMAHRSAGIPGWVGAADVVLAVSASGRSPEALAAAEAAARRGARLVAIGAPDSPLQSLAERARAVFVPVPRTAPARMSLWGLTVPVLLAARELGLVRLAEADIAETARRLDEDAERCRGEADSFVNPAKELAMNLAGTIPVVWGGSPLAGVAARRFGDMLAANSRYPVIAGELGEAGRGRVGLLDGVFGSLTRQSNDIFADPLEGDEQPTRLRIVLFRDDGLEGDDSVPLPDSRRADAVEKLAEERGIHCDVFKAEGGCSLERLASLIAFPDFTSVYLALAHNLDPMSVPAVSDMKDHIHSGSRQ; from the coding sequence ATGCCGCATTCCGAAGAAGCAGGTCTCGCCGGAGTCACGGGTGATCGCCACGCAGACCCCGAGCGCCTCGACGGGCCGCAAGAGGCGTCGAACCGCCCCGGCGGCGCGCTGTGGGCTCTGGCCGCAGCCGGTCCGCAGCTACGCGAGGTCGCGCATTTCGCCGCGGAAGCGGGGCTGGGCGTGTTGGCGCAAGAGGGCCGCCCTCGCGCCGTCGTCGTCGCCGGGGTGGGAACCGCCGCGCGCACCGGCGACATTTTGCAAACCGTGGCCGGACCACGCTGTCCGGTGCCGGTCATGGCCCACCGCTCGGCGGGAATTCCCGGCTGGGTGGGCGCGGCCGACGTCGTGCTGGCCGTATCTGCTTCCGGGCGCAGCCCCGAGGCGTTGGCCGCTGCGGAGGCGGCGGCACGGCGCGGGGCACGACTGGTCGCCATTGGAGCACCGGACTCCCCCTTGCAGTCTCTGGCCGAACGGGCGCGGGCGGTGTTCGTGCCGGTTCCGCGCACGGCTCCGGCCCGAATGAGCCTGTGGGGCCTGACGGTTCCGGTGCTGTTGGCCGCCCGCGAACTGGGCCTGGTGAGACTGGCCGAGGCCGATATCGCCGAGACGGCTCGCCGGCTGGACGAAGACGCCGAACGCTGCCGAGGGGAGGCGGACTCGTTTGTCAACCCAGCCAAGGAACTGGCCATGAATCTGGCCGGCACAATCCCGGTCGTCTGGGGCGGCTCCCCGCTGGCTGGAGTCGCGGCCCGACGCTTCGGCGACATGCTCGCCGCGAACTCTCGCTACCCGGTCATCGCCGGGGAGCTGGGCGAGGCTGGCCGTGGCCGCGTCGGATTGCTCGATGGCGTGTTCGGCTCGCTGACCCGCCAGAGCAACGACATCTTCGCCGATCCGCTCGAAGGCGACGAGCAACCCACCCGGCTGCGAATCGTGCTGTTCCGTGACGATGGTCTAGAGGGTGACGACTCCGTTCCTCTGCCGGACTCACGGCGGGCTGACGCGGTGGAGAAACTGGCCGAAGAGCGCGGCATCCACTGCGACGTGTTTAAGGCCGAAGGCGGCTGTTCGCTGGAGCGGCTCGCTTCACTAATCGCGTTCCCCGACTTCACGTCGGTGTATTTGGCGCTGGCCCACAACTTGGACCCGATGTCGGTCCCCGCCGTATCTGACATGAAAGATCACATCCACTCCGGCTCGCGCCAGTAA
- the nucS gene encoding endonuclease NucS has translation MRLVIARCSVDYSGRLSAHLPMATRLIMVKGDTSVLIHSDGGSYKPLNWMSAPCTLKEDGDIWTVTNKKATDTLRITIEEILHDSDHDLGVDPGLQKDGVEAHLQELLAADATRLGEGYSLVRREFPTAIGPVDLMCRDAAGSHIAVEVKRRGEIDGVEQLTRYLELLNRDPLLSPVRGVFAAQAIKPQARVLAEDRGIRCVVLDYDDMRGIVDESQPTLF, from the coding sequence ATGCGCCTAGTCATTGCTCGCTGTTCTGTGGATTACTCCGGCCGCCTCTCCGCCCACTTGCCGATGGCGACCCGCCTCATCATGGTCAAGGGCGACACTAGTGTCCTCATTCATTCCGATGGCGGCTCCTACAAGCCACTCAACTGGATGAGCGCCCCTTGCACCCTCAAGGAGGACGGCGACATCTGGACGGTCACCAATAAGAAGGCCACTGACACCCTGCGCATCACCATCGAAGAGATCCTGCACGACTCCGACCATGATCTGGGCGTTGACCCCGGGCTCCAAAAAGACGGTGTCGAAGCTCATCTGCAAGAGCTGCTCGCCGCCGACGCCACCCGGCTAGGGGAAGGCTATTCGCTCGTCAGGCGCGAATTTCCCACCGCGATCGGCCCGGTGGACCTCATGTGTCGCGATGCGGCGGGCTCTCATATCGCCGTGGAAGTGAAGCGACGCGGCGAAATCGACGGCGTGGAGCAACTGACCCGATACTTGGAACTGCTCAACCGCGATCCACTGTTGTCGCCCGTGCGGGGCGTATTCGCCGCCCAGGCCATTAAGCCGCAGGCCCGGGTGCTTGCCGAGGATCGTGGTATTCGCTGTGTGGTGCTCGACTATGACGACATGCGCGGCATCGTCGACGAGTCGCAGCCGACCCTGTTCTGA
- a CDS encoding Trm112 family protein: protein MNATTPSSRSPHGNGSDHDSAPETELSESLADPTQLEAELSSVLLELLRCPKPHHAPLSYDRNEGHLTCSECGEVFRVEDGIPVMLVDEELER from the coding sequence GTGAACGCCACAACTCCGTCCTCCCGCTCTCCCCACGGCAACGGCTCGGATCACGACTCGGCCCCCGAAACTGAACTATCCGAATCACTTGCCGACCCCACCCAGTTGGAGGCCGAACTCTCTTCGGTCCTGCTGGAACTTTTGCGCTGCCCCAAGCCCCACCACGCCCCGCTGTCCTATGACCGCAACGAAGGCCATCTCACCTGTTCTGAATGTGGCGAGGTGTTCCGAGTGGAAGACGGCATCCCCGTGATGCTGGTCGACGAAGAGCTGGAGAGGTAA